A DNA window from Anaerocolumna sp. AGMB13020 contains the following coding sequences:
- a CDS encoding single-stranded DNA-binding protein, giving the protein MNKVILMGRLTRDPEVRYSQGENSTAIARYSLAVDRRFKRPGEADADFINCVSFGKSAEFAEKYFKQGTKIAVTGRIQTGSYTNKDGQKVYTTDVVVEEQEFAESKSSSNNESGYQQTQRPTPSQAVGDGFMNIPDGLDEELPFS; this is encoded by the coding sequence ATGAATAAAGTCATTTTAATGGGTCGTCTTACCAGAGACCCGGAAGTTAGATACTCCCAGGGGGAGAATTCCACAGCAATTGCCAGATATAGCCTGGCAGTAGACCGCAGATTTAAAAGACCCGGAGAAGCAGATGCGGACTTTATCAATTGCGTAAGCTTTGGTAAAAGTGCGGAATTTGCAGAAAAGTATTTTAAACAGGGAACCAAGATTGCTGTTACAGGAAGAATCCAGACAGGCAGTTATACTAACAAGGATGGACAGAAGGTATATACAACGGATGTAGTAGTAGAAGAGCAGGAATTTGCAGAAAGCAAAAGCTCATCAAATAACGAGTCCGGCTATCAGCAGACCCAGAGGCCAACACCTAGCCAAGCCGTAGGCGACGGATTTATGAATATCCCCGACGGACTGGATGAGGAGCTGCCATTTAGTTAA
- the rpsR gene encoding 30S ribosomal protein S18, which produces MAYNKNDRNNRDDKGDSPMRRRNTRRRKKVCVFCADKNHTGIDYKDVNKLKRYVSERGKILPRRITGNCAKHQRALTVAIKRARHIALMPYTLD; this is translated from the coding sequence ATGGCATACAATAAAAATGACAGAAACAATAGAGATGATAAAGGCGATTCACCTATGAGAAGAAGAAATACTCGTAGAAGAAAAAAGGTTTGCGTATTCTGTGCGGATAAGAACCATACAGGAATTGACTATAAGGATGTTAACAAGTTAAAGAGATACGTATCCGAAAGAGGTAAGATTCTTCCCAGAAGAATCACCGGAAACTGTGCAAAACATCAGAGAGCTCTTACAGTAGCAATTAAGAGAGCAAGACACATTGCACTTATGCCTTACACACTGGATTAA
- the rpsF gene encoding 30S ribosomal protein S6 — protein sequence MNQYELSLVVNAKIEDEARNATVEAVKELITRFGGNITNIDEWGKKKLAYEVQKMKEGFYYFIQFDADSTCPGEVEDRIRIMENVIRFLCIRRDA from the coding sequence ATGAACCAGTATGAATTATCCTTAGTTGTAAATGCAAAAATCGAAGACGAAGCCAGAAACGCAACAGTGGAAGCCGTTAAAGAACTTATTACAAGATTCGGCGGCAACATTACAAACATTGATGAATGGGGTAAGAAGAAATTAGCTTACGAAGTTCAGAAGATGAAAGAAGGCTTTTATTATTTTATCCAATTCGATGCTGATTCAACATGCCCAGGCGAAGTTGAAGATCGTATTCGCATTATGGAAAATGTAATCAGATTCTTATGCATTAGACGGGACGCATAG
- a CDS encoding PdaC/SigV domain-containing protein, giving the protein MKSYKLKQVICFLVIIAIFMLGSRPVAFAASATKAEYTMKIDKVTFKDKKGKVRGIISFQYPVIKGDTSAAKKINDILKKESKAYLQSESAASLKEYAESAIANNAFYDEDEQYYYKTDCKVTYSDDSIISLHMINGWYAGGVYNQADYGYTFDLKRGAKLALKEVAPGEPDTIKKNILAAAKKYLTSGNDFDKSAYDYIKSCKLKDYKFYLSKSKIYICFESYELGRGTGWDIFSIKR; this is encoded by the coding sequence ATGAAAAGTTATAAATTAAAACAGGTAATCTGTTTTTTGGTTATTATAGCAATCTTTATGTTAGGCTCAAGACCGGTAGCTTTTGCTGCATCAGCAACAAAAGCAGAATATACAATGAAAATAGATAAGGTGACTTTTAAAGATAAGAAGGGGAAAGTAAGGGGTATTATCTCTTTTCAATACCCTGTTATAAAAGGGGATACAAGTGCTGCAAAGAAAATTAATGATATACTAAAAAAAGAGAGTAAAGCATATTTGCAGAGTGAGAGTGCTGCAAGTTTGAAAGAATACGCAGAATCAGCAATTGCGAATAATGCTTTTTATGACGAGGATGAACAATATTATTATAAAACAGATTGCAAGGTGACCTATAGCGACGACTCCATCATTAGCTTGCATATGATAAATGGTTGGTATGCAGGCGGAGTTTATAATCAAGCAGATTATGGATATACCTTTGATTTAAAGAGAGGCGCAAAGCTGGCATTAAAGGAGGTCGCTCCGGGAGAACCGGATACGATCAAGAAAAATATATTGGCAGCCGCTAAAAAATATCTTACTTCCGGTAACGATTTTGATAAGAGTGCCTACGATTATATTAAGTCCTGTAAGTTAAAGGATTATAAATTTTATCTGAGCAAAAGTAAAATTTATATTTGCTTTGAGAGTTATGAATTAGGAAGAGGAACTGGCTGGGATATCTTTTCCATTAAGAGATAA